From the genome of bacterium, one region includes:
- a CDS encoding acetolactate synthase large subunit, whose product MTELNGAQALIRTLVDCGVDTCFANPGTSEMHFVAALDDVPEMRGVLALFEGVATGAADGYARMANRPAATLLHLGPGLGNGLANLHNARKARTPIVNIVGDHATHHAQYDAQLQSDIATVARNVSSWVHTVERPEDTGTAASDAVARAAGPPGEVATLILPADTCWLGGGVVAPPRPAAQRARVDDEVVEGIAKQLLSGERSTLFLGGSAFRERALAAAGRIAAATGAALLGETFSARVERGAGVQPIPKLAYFAEMAAEQLSGFRHLVLVDAKSPVSFFAYPDKPSDLVASGCEVHTLAAGGDDAAAALEALAEAVGAPARCPTLAPVGRPERPTGDLHPDTIGQALGALLPENAIVSDESTTSGLSLGHHTAGCPPHDWLSLTGGSIGQGLPVATGAAVACPDRKVVCLQADGSALYTIQALWTQAREALDVTTVLFNNRSYAILNIELGRVGAKAGGPKAKEMLDLSRPDMDFVSIARGFGVHATRATTAEEFTTQFERALAEPGPALVEAMIPGIG is encoded by the coding sequence ATGACAGAGCTGAACGGTGCCCAGGCGTTGATTCGGACCCTCGTGGACTGCGGAGTCGATACCTGCTTCGCCAATCCCGGCACATCCGAGATGCACTTCGTCGCTGCACTCGACGACGTGCCGGAGATGCGCGGCGTCCTCGCGCTCTTCGAGGGAGTCGCTACCGGCGCCGCCGACGGCTACGCGCGCATGGCGAACCGGCCGGCGGCGACATTGCTACATCTCGGTCCGGGCCTGGGCAACGGCCTCGCGAACCTGCACAACGCCCGCAAGGCTCGTACTCCGATCGTCAACATCGTTGGCGACCATGCCACGCATCACGCCCAATACGATGCCCAACTTCAATCGGATATCGCGACTGTGGCGCGCAATGTTTCGAGTTGGGTGCACACAGTGGAGCGGCCGGAGGACACCGGTACTGCGGCATCAGACGCGGTCGCCAGGGCGGCGGGCCCGCCGGGCGAAGTCGCCACGTTGATCCTTCCGGCAGACACATGCTGGCTCGGCGGAGGCGTGGTCGCCCCACCCCGCCCCGCAGCCCAACGAGCCCGAGTGGATGACGAAGTCGTCGAGGGAATCGCGAAGCAACTCCTCAGCGGCGAGCGGTCGACACTCTTCCTCGGTGGTTCGGCGTTCCGTGAACGCGCGCTCGCCGCTGCGGGCCGGATTGCCGCCGCTACGGGAGCCGCACTCCTGGGCGAGACTTTCTCGGCCCGTGTCGAACGGGGCGCGGGCGTTCAGCCCATCCCCAAGCTCGCGTACTTCGCCGAGATGGCCGCGGAGCAGCTGAGCGGGTTTCGCCACCTGGTGCTGGTGGATGCGAAGAGCCCGGTGAGCTTCTTCGCCTATCCCGACAAGCCGAGCGATCTCGTCGCCAGCGGTTGTGAGGTCCACACCCTGGCGGCGGGCGGTGACGATGCAGCCGCCGCTCTCGAGGCTCTGGCAGAAGCCGTCGGCGCCCCGGCGAGATGCCCGACGCTGGCGCCGGTGGGGCGCCCTGAGCGACCGACCGGTGATCTCCACCCCGACACGATCGGCCAAGCCCTCGGCGCGCTGCTTCCGGAGAACGCCATCGTATCGGACGAGTCCACCACATCGGGGCTCAGCCTCGGCCATCATACCGCTGGCTGCCCGCCTCACGATTGGCTCTCGCTCACGGGAGGCTCCATCGGTCAGGGTCTTCCTGTGGCCACCGGTGCCGCTGTGGCATGCCCGGATCGCAAGGTCGTATGCCTTCAGGCCGACGGCAGCGCGCTCTACACCATCCAGGCACTCTGGACCCAGGCGCGCGAGGCCCTGGATGTCACGACCGTGCTCTTCAACAACCGCTCGTATGCGATCCTGAACATCGAACTGGGACGGGTCGGAGCCAAGGCAGGCGGGCCGAAGGCCAAAGAGATGCTCGACCTTTCCCGCCCTGATATGGACTTCGTTTCCATCGCCCGGGGATTCGGCGTGCATGCGACGCGCGCAACAACTGCAGAAGAGTTCACCACCCAATTCGAGCGCGCGCTTGCCGAGCCGGGGCCGGCCCTCGTCGAGGCGATGATTCCGGGAATCGGCTAG
- a CDS encoding flavin reductase family protein has product MPIDTDEFRKCLGSWPSGVAIVTSRSGDRIHGMTVSDFSGASLSPPLVTVCCNRASITTGLIAEGKCFAVNILAADQEELSNRFASKKLENVRFEGIECDAAETGAPLIPGAVVNMDCILVATHDAGDHVIYIGQIEAARIHGGEPLVYCGGAYRTLSGESSGAG; this is encoded by the coding sequence ATGCCCATCGATACGGACGAATTCAGGAAGTGTCTCGGCAGCTGGCCTAGCGGCGTGGCCATCGTGACCAGCCGCAGCGGAGATCGCATCCACGGCATGACAGTGTCGGATTTCAGTGGCGCCTCCCTCTCCCCTCCGCTCGTTACCGTCTGCTGCAATCGCGCTTCCATCACCACGGGCTTGATCGCCGAAGGCAAGTGCTTCGCCGTGAACATCCTCGCGGCCGATCAAGAAGAGCTCTCGAACCGCTTCGCGTCGAAGAAGTTGGAGAACGTGCGCTTCGAAGGCATCGAGTGCGACGCGGCTGAAACCGGCGCACCCTTGATTCCCGGGGCCGTGGTCAACATGGATTGCATCCTCGTCGCGACCCATGACGCCGGCGACCACGTCATCTACATCGGGCAGATCGAGGCAGCGCGCATTCACGGCGGCGAGCCCCTCGTCTAT